One Hemibagrus wyckioides isolate EC202008001 linkage group LG09, SWU_Hwy_1.0, whole genome shotgun sequence DNA segment encodes these proteins:
- the si:ch211-125o16.4 gene encoding neuroblast differentiation-associated protein AHNAK — protein MNGEIRTSALSGVFNTGIKEPAINVMQDEKIDCAIVHLGHLSKDQASNLLKVLHTYDENLEIKTKPSASGGLRFGDLFLKGEAPKFQAPSADIQGLNGNLSLPGIKGDLSAPSVNELPEMNLKGSTPELTVGDRGKFTMPTIGMTGPKLKGANLDGSITSPTLNSPDLCSTTPKFQMPKFQGSSLDFDANAPDVDVDLPNAELRGPKLNAELPDADIEGASKIKWPKFKKPKGKVKGQLGDIDADLNTPDINMTAPKVNADINAPNVDIHGQDVDINTPKVNIGAPSAKSKFLTLKLPKLNKPKVEGPNLDADIKTPDLDVGVNLPKAKLEGPAIDAKAPDLKFSAPKVEGAIGTPDLDFKTPKIDAEAPSAKFKLPKLPKFNAPSGKIKGPNVDADLNVPDVDVNGDVNLKTPTIDAPSAKLKKPHIKMPKFSLTAPRVKAPNVDANLRAPDVDVNLPSGELKGPNLDLKAPKIDGSLDLPKADVKSPNLNLHAKSPDLNLTAPDVDLNLPKGEIKGPDVDLNAPNVDAPSGKLKVPHFKMPKFNLSGPRVKGPNVDADLNAPNIDMDLPKADLRGPDLNLNAPKVDLSSPDVDLNMPKGSLQGPDVDLKVPDANLDAPSGKVKVPHFKMPKFNLSGPRVKGPNVDADLNAPNIDLDLPKADLRGPDLNLNAPKVDISSPDVDLNLPKGSLQGPDVDLKVPDANIDAPSGKLKMPHLKMPKFNLSGPKVKGPNIDADLNAPNIDMDLPKADLRGPDLNLNAPKVDLSSPDVDLNLQKGSLQSPDVDLKVPDANIDAPSGKFKMPHLKLPKFNVSGPNVNEPNLNADLNASLPKIDGELNKPDVDLNLPNTKFSAPDVDVKLPKADVKVPDVDVKTPELEAPSGKFKLFTLKKPKIGVSGPKVKTPDVDVNASVKSPDLNLSAPTIDADVKAPNASVNLPTADLKGPSVDVDAPKGKIKFPTLKRFNISGPKVKSPDFDEPDVSLSTPKVESPNVDLSLPKGELNVESPDINVDGSKSKLKWPFKRSNNGSIEAKVDTVDVNMDGSIVSPDADVNLPKSLPMFKTHRLPNSKFDDFLQEATGAVDLNTNTTKVEPQAGISSGPILPRIKAGWKSSTGTLDSNGHTPTIDIKERLRLFAARSTSDLTAPSSINLENAELPNKSTAVKRGTFKVTNPDTDKDYPIISKEKKLSLSLNNMLGLSADSDAEE, from the exons ATG AATGGGGAAATACGGACCTCTGCTCTCAGCGGTGTGTTTAACACTGGAATCAAAGAACCTGCAATCAACGTAATGCAAG ATGAGAAGATCGACTGTGCCATAGTTCACTTGGGTCACCTCAGTAAAGATCAAGCGTCGAATTTACTCAAGGTCCTTCATACTTATGATGAGAACCTTGAAATTAAAACCAAACCCAGTGCAAGTGGTGGACTG AGATTCGGTGATTTGTTTCTAAAAGGTGAAGCTCCAAAATTTCAAGCACCATCTGCTGACATCCAAGGGCTAAATGGAAATTTAAGTCTCCCAGGTATCAAAGGTGACCTCTCGGCTCCTTCCGTGAACGAACTCCCAGAGATGAACCTGAAGGGTTCCACACCAGAGCTGACAGTCGGGGACAGGGGCAAGTTCACCATGCCAACCATTGGCATGACGGGGCCAAAACTTAAAGGCGCTAATCTAGATGGCAGCATCACTTCTCCGACGCTGAACTCTCCAGATCTGTGCTCTACAACCCCTAAGTTCCAAATGCCAAAATTTCAGGGCAGTTCTCTTGATTTCGATGCCAATGCACCTGATGTAGATGTGGATCTGCCAAATGCTGAACTGAGAGGCCCGAAGCTTAACGCTGAACTTCCAGATGCTGACATTGAAGGAGCTTCCAAAATTAAATGGCCCAAATTCAAGAAACCCAAAGGAAAAGTGAAAGGACAGTTGGGAGACATTGATGCCGATCTGAATACTCCAGACATCAATATGACAGCACCCAAAGTGAATGCAGACATCAATGCACCAAATGTTGATATTCATGGCCAGGATGTTGATATCAATACTCCAAAAGTAAATATCGGTGCCCCGTCTGCAAAATCAAAGTTTCTCACTCTCAAGCTTCCAAAGTTAAACAAACCAAAGGTGGAAGGACCAAATCTTGATGCAGACATAAAGACACCAGATTTGGATGTAGGCGTGAACCTGCCAAAAGCTAAGCTTGAAGGGCCAGCCATAGATGCCAAAGCTCCAGATCTCAAATTCTCTGCACCAAAGGTAGAAGGTGCTATTGGTACACCAGACCTAGACTTCAAAACTCCTAAAATTGATGCTGAAGCTCCATCTGCTAAATTCAAGCTACCCAAACTGCCCAAATTTAATGCCCCTAGTGGAAAAATCAAAGGACCAAATGTAGATGCTGATCTGAATGTCCCGGATGTTGATGTCAATGGAGATGTGAACCTGAAAACTCCCACAATTGATGCCCCATCTGCAAAACTAAAAAAGCCACATATTAAGATGCCTAAATTCAGTCTTACTGCTCCAAGAGTAAAAGCACCAAATGTTGATGCAAATCTGCGAGCACCAGATGTAGATGTGAACCTACCATCAGGTGAGCTCAAAGGCCCTAATCTGGACCTAAAGGCACCCAAGATTGACGGTTCTCTAGATTTGCCAAAAGCTGACGTGAAAAGTCCAAATCTTAACCTTCATGCAAAATCACCAGATCTTAACCTCACTGCTCCAGATGTAGATCTGAACCTACCAAAAGGAGAAATCAAGGGCCCTGATGTGGATCTAAATGCCCCTAATGTTGATGCCCCATCTGGAAAATTAAAGGTGCCACACTTCAAAATGCCTAAATTCAACCTCTCTGGACCAAGGGTCAAAGGACCAAATGTTGACGCAGACCTGAATGCCCCAAACATAGACATGGATTTACCTAAGGCAGATCTCAGAGGACCTGATCTTAACCTGAATGCACCAAAGGTTGATCTCTCTAGTCCAGATGTGGACCTGAACATGCCAAAGGGAAGTCTTCAAGGCCCTGATGTAGACCTGAAGGTCCCAGATGCCAACCTTGATGCCCCATCTGGAAAAGTAAAGGTGCCACACTTCAAGATGCCCAAATTCAACCTCTCTGGACCAAGGGTCAAAGGACCAAATGTTGATGCAGACCTGAATGCCCCAAACATAGACTTGGATCTACCTAAGGCAGATCTCAGAGGACCTGATCTTAACCTGAATGCACCAAAGGTTGATATCTCGAGTCCAGATGTGGACCTGAACTTGCCAAAGGGAAGTCTTCAAGGCCCTGATGTAGATCTGAAGGTCCCAGATGCCAACATTGATGCCCCATCTGGAAAATTAAAGATGCCTCACCTCAAGATGCCCAAATTCAACCTCTCTGGACCGAAGGTCAAAGGGCCAAATATTGATGCAGACCTGAATGCCCCAAACATAGACATGGATCTACCTAAGGCAGATCTTAGAGGACCTGATCTTAACCTGAACGCACCGAAGGTTGATCTCTCGAGTCCAGATGTAGACCTGAACTTGCAGAAAGGAAGTCTTCAAAGCCCTGATGTAGATCTGAAGGTCCCAGATGCCAACATTGATGCCCCATCTGGAAAATTTAAGATGCCTCACCTTAAGCTCCCCAAATTCAACGTCTCTGGACCAAACGTTAATGAGCCTAACCTGAATGCAGATTTGAATGCTTCTCTTCCTAAGATTGATGGAGAACTGAACAAACCAGATGTTGACCTAAATCTACCAAACACTAAATTCAGTGCACCTGATGTTGACGTGAAACTACCCAAAGCTGATGTTAAGGTTCCTGATGTGGATGTTAAGACTCCGGAATTAGAGGCCCCATCTGGAAAGTTTAAATTGTTCACTCTCAAAAAACCCAAAATCGGTGTATCCGGTCCTAAAGTAAAGACTCCAGACGTCGACGTCAATGCTTCGGTCAAAAGTCCAGACCTCAACCTATCAGCCCCAACAATTGATGCAGATGTTAAAGCTCCAAATGCCAGTGTGAACCTGCCTACAGCTGATCTCAAAGGTCCCAGTGTTGATGTAGATGCCCCTAAAGGAAAGATCAAATTTCCAACACTGAAACGGTTTAATATTTCTGGTCCTAAAGTAAAATCACCTGATTTTGATGAACCCGATGTGAGCTTGTCCACACCCAAAGTTGAGAGCCCTAACGTCGATCTGAGCTTACCCAAAGGAGAGCTTAATGTAGAATCTCCAGACATCAATGTTGATGGGTCTAAGAGTAAATTAAAGTGGCCGTTCAAACGGTCAAACAACGGATCCATCGAAGCGAAAGTAGATACCGTTGACGTGAACATGGATGGCAGCATAGTCAGTCCGGATGCAGACGTCAACCTTCCAAAAAGTCTGCCCATGTTCAAAACACACCGACTTCCCAACAGCAAATTTGATGATTTCCTGCAAGAAGCTACTGGAGCTGTTGACCTTAATACCAACACCACTAAAGTAGAACCACAGGCCGGGATCTCCTCAGGTCCAATCCTCCCCAGGATCAAAGCCGGGTGGAAATCATCCACAGGAACTCTCGACTCTAACGGACACACACCGACAATCGACATCAAAGAAAGGCTACGACTTTTTGCAGCACGCTCCACCAGCGACCTCACAGCACCTTCCAGCATCAATCTGGAGAACGCTGAACTCCCAAACAAGTCTACTGCGGTGAAACGAGGAACGTTTAAAGTGACGAATCCCGACACCGATAAGGACTATCCGATAATCAGCAAGGAAAAGAAACTTTCTCTGAGTCTGAACAACATGCTTGGGTTGAGCGCCGACTCAGATGCTGAAGAATAG